In Gouania willdenowi chromosome 15, fGouWil2.1, whole genome shotgun sequence, one DNA window encodes the following:
- the LOC114476911 gene encoding NFU1 iron-sulfur cluster scaffold homolog, mitochondrial translates to MAAHMRWGLRQLLRGADAAGFRFPVTSRGYVTQSFKGAHPGIRRLQPTIRLLSIQTQDTPNPRSLKFLPGKPVLGSGTLDFPSPSSAECSSLARDLFEIEGVKSVFFGPDFITITKADEDAEWTDIKRNALDTIAKFFESGDPITIGAVPHECSLSEDDDDVVCLIKELLDTRIRPTVQEDGGDVIFKGFENGTVKLKLVGSCTGCPSSTVTLKNGIQNMMQFYIPEVDNVEQVEDEVDEVNAKVFTEVERKLQE, encoded by the exons GTTTCCTGTCACAAGCAGAGGTTACGTCACTCAAAGCTTCAAAGGAGCTCACCCAGGCATTAGACGTTTGCAACCCACAA taaGACTACTCTCCATCCAGACGCAAGACACTCCAAACCCCAGAAGTTTGAAGTTCCTTCCCGGTAAACCTGTCCTGGGCAGTGGGACTCTTGACTTTCCGTCTCCAAGCTCTGCTGAATGTTCATCGTTGGCCAG GGATCTGTTTGAGATCGAAGGAGTAAAAAGTGTGTTCTTTGGCCCCGACTTCATCACCATCACTAAA GCTGATGAGGATGCAGAGTGGACGGACATTAAACGCAATGCCCTGGACACCATCGCTAAGTTTTTTGAGAGCGGTGATCCGATAACAATTGGAGCCGTACCCCATGAATGCA GTCTTtctgaagatgatgatgacgtTGTTTGTTTAATAAAGGAACTTCTTGACACCAGAATAAG ACCCACAGTGCAGGAGGACggaggtgatgtcatttttaaggGTTTTGAGAACGGCACAGTCAAGCTGAAGCTAGTCGGTTCCTGTACAGGATGTCCCAGCTCCACTGTCACCCTGAAGAACGGCATTCAGAACATGATGCAGTTTTATATCCCTGAGGTGGACAATGTGGAGCAG GTTGAAGATGAAGTGGATGAAGTCAACGCAAAGGTTTTCACAGAAGTTGAACGGAAATTACAAGAATAA